GGAAAACATTGGGCGAAGTAAATCCAGAACTGTTTCATTTTATTCAGCGCATTGCCTTCGTTATCCATAATTTCAAGATAACGCTCCAGCATAGTTTGATGGAAAGTGTATAACAAATCGGCGAGCTCCTTATCTGTAAGCGAAATGCCTTTAATTTCATGCGGAAGTAGTGGATTCATTATAATTCCGCGTCCCAACATCCAGGTATCGATACCTGGAAATTTGTGTTGTTTGGAAATAAAATCCTCTTTCGAAAAGATATCGCCGTTGTAAACCAGTTTGTGTTTTAGATTTTGGGTAGCATAAGAAAATGCATTTTCATCAATCTCGCCCGAATACAACTGCCCGGCCACCCGCGCATGAAGAATTACTTCTTTTAACGGAAACTGATTCAATACTTTTATAACATCTTTTATCTCATCCGCAGATTTTAACCCGGCTCTTAATTTTATAGAAAGCTCTCCTTTTGCACTGCTGTAAAAATGATCAAGTATCTTGTAGATCTCATCCGGGAAGGGCAATAGTCCAGAGCCTTTCCCCCGGTTGGTGACCATCGGATACGGACATCCCAAATTCATGTTAAATTCCGAATAACCTTGGTTGGTTAATATATTTTCCAAAAATTCAAACTCATCGGCATCTTTTGCCAGAATTTGAGGAACCACCCTGCTTTGTGTATTATTCTCCGGGAGTATTTCGCGCGAATATTTATTCGGTATCACATTGTTCTTCACCGAAATATAAGGGATAAAATAAGCATCAACCGTGTTAAACACTTTTGCGTACGATGCCCGGTACACATAGTCGGTAAATCCCTGCAACGGGGCCATATAAATCATTCTTGCAATTTTTTGTTTTATCAGTCACAAAATAACAAAAATTACTCCGCTTGTAAATATAAAAAAGCCTGCTTGTTCTTCAGCCCGGGTAAGTTCTCATCTTAATATTTTGGTATCTTTGCGCCATTCAAAACTATGG
This is a stretch of genomic DNA from uncultured Draconibacterium sp.. It encodes these proteins:
- a CDS encoding tRNA-dihydrouridine synthase family protein: MIYMAPLQGFTDYVYRASYAKVFNTVDAYFIPYISVKNNVIPNKYSREILPENNTQSRVVPQILAKDADEFEFLENILTNQGYSEFNMNLGCPYPMVTNRGKGSGLLPFPDEIYKILDHFYSSAKGELSIKLRAGLKSADEIKDVIKVLNQFPLKEVILHARVAGQLYSGEIDENAFSYATQNLKHKLVYNGDIFSKEDFISKQHKFPGIDTWMLGRGIIMNPLLPHEIKGISLTDKELADLLYTFHQTMLERYLEIMDNEGNALNKMKQFWIYFAQCFPNPKKAMKHIKKVKALNKYNPTVRSIFNEIAG